A single genomic interval of Treponema primitia ZAS-1 harbors:
- a CDS encoding diguanylate cyclase domain-containing protein, with protein MEPAQEFRILVIDDEKSNLMVLNRILSTEYTVFTAKTGKEGLERAIADQPDLILLDIVMPDLNGFDVLTTFKKTPETMKIPVIVITGLSDETDEERGFLLGAVDYITKPFKNPIVLARVRTHIQIIHQIRTIEQLGLIDGLTNVPNRRCFDDRVALEWRRAAREKNPISFLMMDVDKFKTYNDTYGHPQGDVLLKSIAKIFSAAAMRTTDLAARLGGEEFGILLPDTDLSAALVIAEKIRSGVEAIRIPTADGKTITTATISIGAVSAVPDDKATVQEFLSAADKRLYTAKNTGRNRVCSEN; from the coding sequence ATGGAGCCTGCTCAGGAATTCCGTATTTTGGTTATTGATGACGAAAAGTCGAATCTGATGGTGCTAAACAGGATTCTGTCGACGGAATACACGGTCTTTACCGCCAAAACCGGCAAGGAAGGGCTGGAACGGGCCATTGCAGACCAGCCGGACCTCATCCTTCTGGATATTGTTATGCCCGACCTCAATGGCTTTGATGTATTGACCACCTTTAAAAAGACCCCGGAAACCATGAAGATCCCGGTGATAGTCATTACCGGGCTTAGTGACGAAACCGATGAGGAAAGGGGCTTCCTCCTGGGGGCGGTAGACTATATCACCAAGCCCTTCAAAAACCCCATCGTCCTGGCTCGGGTGCGAACCCATATCCAGATAATCCACCAGATCCGCACCATCGAACAGCTGGGGCTTATCGACGGACTCACCAATGTCCCCAACCGGCGCTGTTTTGACGACCGTGTAGCCCTGGAGTGGCGGCGGGCGGCACGGGAAAAGAACCCTATCTCCTTCTTGATGATGGATGTTGATAAATTCAAGACCTATAACGATACCTACGGACATCCCCAGGGGGATGTCCTGTTAAAAAGCATAGCCAAAATATTCAGCGCCGCGGCCATGCGCACCACCGACCTTGCGGCCCGGCTGGGTGGGGAGGAATTCGGCATACTCCTCCCGGATACGGATCTTAGCGCCGCCCTGGTTATTGCGGAGAAGATCCGCTCCGGGGTAGAGGCTATCCGTATCCCTACAGCGGACGGCAAGACCATCACCACCGCAACCATCAGCATCGGTGCGGTGTCCGCAGTCCCGGACGATAAAGCCACGGTGCAGGAGTTTCTCTCCGCAGCGGACAAGCGCCTCTATACCGCGAAAAACACCGGCCGGAACCGGGTCTGTTCGGAAAATTAG
- a CDS encoding RNA polymerase sigma factor has translation MTLDANDKSVGEDPGDDQLIVDQIVSGRKELFRILVQRHEQAVYGMGLSFFRNSDDAADFTQEVFLKSFRSLGSFQGRSRFSTWLYRIAYNTAVNSIRRQKEYRSLAGEAGPDDYDGLDRNFQRSSPTPEQLLLRAAAAEAVREALKDLPERYRICVDLFFFYDRSYQEIEAITGYPVNTIKSHVFRAKKLLREKLEGIAEGGIE, from the coding sequence ATGACCCTTGACGCCAACGATAAAAGCGTTGGCGAAGACCCCGGGGACGATCAGCTCATTGTCGATCAGATTGTCTCGGGCCGGAAAGAGTTGTTTCGTATCCTGGTACAGCGCCATGAGCAGGCGGTTTATGGGATGGGCTTAAGTTTTTTTCGGAATTCCGATGACGCCGCGGACTTTACCCAGGAAGTGTTTCTGAAAAGTTTCCGCAGCCTGGGCAGCTTCCAGGGACGGTCCCGGTTTTCAACATGGCTCTACCGCATTGCCTACAATACGGCGGTGAACAGTATACGGCGGCAGAAGGAGTACCGCAGCCTCGCCGGGGAAGCCGGACCGGATGACTATGATGGGTTAGACCGGAACTTCCAGCGGAGCTCCCCAACCCCGGAGCAGCTTTTGCTCCGAGCCGCTGCCGCAGAAGCGGTACGGGAAGCCCTGAAGGATCTGCCCGAGCGGTACCGGATCTGTGTGGATCTGTTTTTTTTCTACGACCGGTCCTATCAGGAGATTGAAGCTATTACCGGGTATCCGGTGAATACTATTAAGTCCCATGTATTCCGGGCAAAAAAACTGCTCCGGGAAAAGCTTGAGGGGATTGCGGAAGGAGGAATTGAATGA
- a CDS encoding peptidoglycan-binding protein has translation MNCNDVMDRVYEFEGNSSLPLFTRLRIWLHTLRCPRCAEKIEKLTAARSLMKENFFPPAPGLEDRIMQSIALEELEEEYPEIAGVSFRSWVVTGLVVLVSLSTSFLGMDFIKVADNWGSSFLLPIGITVGAIVSAYGALFIGSHLKELSDRFNLH, from the coding sequence ATGAACTGCAACGATGTGATGGACAGGGTATACGAATTTGAGGGAAATTCTTCGCTACCGCTTTTTACCCGCCTACGCATATGGCTCCACACCCTCCGCTGCCCCCGCTGTGCCGAAAAAATAGAAAAACTAACGGCCGCCCGGAGTCTTATGAAGGAAAATTTCTTTCCCCCCGCCCCGGGGCTGGAAGATCGGATCATGCAGAGCATAGCCCTGGAAGAACTTGAGGAAGAGTATCCCGAAATAGCGGGGGTATCCTTCCGGAGCTGGGTAGTTACGGGCCTCGTCGTCCTGGTTTCCCTGTCCACATCCTTTCTTGGGATGGACTTTATCAAGGTGGCTGATAACTGGGGCTCATCGTTTCTGCTCCCCATAGGGATTACCGTAGGCGCCATCGTAAGCGCCTACGGGGCGCTCTTTATTGGCAGCCATCTGAAGGAACTGAGCGATAGGTTTAATCTACACTAA
- a CDS encoding adenine phosphoribosyltransferase, with translation MNDALNLDDYIRKVPDFPKKGVLFYDITSILTEPRAFRYCIESMAEIYQGKRIDAIAAIEARGFVFAAPFAFRMGIPLFLIRKKGKLPGKTLSKKYSLEYAEAEIEIHCDDVPQGKQVLLMDDLIATGGTLNAARSLITDCGAVVPEIFGVVGLPFLHYEKALAPTPITTLITYDSE, from the coding sequence ATGAACGATGCGTTAAACCTTGATGACTATATCAGAAAAGTCCCGGATTTCCCCAAGAAAGGGGTGCTTTTCTACGATATAACCAGTATCCTCACGGAACCCAGGGCTTTTAGGTACTGCATCGAATCCATGGCGGAGATTTATCAGGGGAAGCGCATCGACGCTATAGCCGCCATCGAAGCCCGGGGTTTTGTGTTCGCCGCCCCCTTCGCCTTCCGCATGGGGATCCCCCTGTTTCTGATCCGGAAGAAGGGTAAACTGCCCGGAAAAACGCTTTCTAAAAAATATAGCCTGGAATACGCTGAAGCGGAAATCGAAATACACTGCGACGATGTGCCCCAGGGTAAACAGGTGCTCCTCATGGACGACCTTATTGCCACGGGGGGGACCCTAAACGCTGCCCGGAGCCTGATCACCGACTGCGGCGCCGTGGTTCCGGAGATCTTCGGGGTGGTGGGCCTGCCCTTCCTGCACTACGAAAAAGCCTTGGCGCCGACCCCCATTACAACATTGATCACCTACGATTCGGAATAG